A single region of the Pararhodospirillum photometricum DSM 122 genome encodes:
- a CDS encoding AAA family ATPase: MPFDTQQAVLEFLARPATHGLAPTTPIEVIRTHISVVILAGARAFKLKRAVALPYLDHTTLQAREACCRHEVAINRLTAPGLYEGVIAVTRDPKGELALGGTGLVVEWLVVMHRFPQEALFDHLASQGRLDRHQMCDLAEAVHAAHNQAERITTRPDWLARILDNSLTSLESQAERLGADRAAALAAALRAEATARAPLLAERAAAGFVRRCHGDLHLGNIVLWQDRPTLFDAVEFNDLFVEIDVLYDLAYLVMDLHIHAPRRLASILFNHYMEFAGDTAGLALLPLFLALRATIRAFVRATAAAGQTDPAEAQRLETEARDYLDHARAFLAPQPPRLVAVGGLSGSGKSRLARELACFLGRAPGALVLRTDVLRKRLMGLTPYQPLGPEGYTPEVHARVYQTLEAEARLALAVGQSVVLDGVHAKPPERANAERMAAEAGVPFDGLWVHTPVTVALNRIETRVRNPSDVTPSVRANQEAFDLGAVTWTRIDASGPKEETVAKGVRALGLG, translated from the coding sequence ATGCCTTTCGACACCCAGCAGGCGGTCTTGGAGTTTCTGGCCCGCCCTGCGACCCACGGCCTCGCGCCGACGACACCGATCGAGGTGATCCGCACCCATATTTCGGTGGTGATCCTGGCGGGGGCGCGGGCGTTCAAGCTCAAGCGCGCGGTGGCGCTCCCTTACCTCGACCACACGACCCTCCAGGCCCGCGAGGCTTGCTGCCGACACGAAGTCGCCATCAACCGCCTGACGGCGCCCGGCCTCTATGAAGGCGTGATCGCCGTCACCCGCGACCCCAAGGGCGAGTTGGCCTTGGGAGGGACCGGCTTGGTGGTGGAGTGGCTGGTGGTCATGCACCGCTTCCCCCAAGAAGCCTTGTTCGACCATCTGGCGAGCCAGGGCCGGCTTGACCGGCATCAAATGTGCGATCTGGCCGAGGCCGTTCACGCCGCACACAACCAAGCCGAGCGAATCACAACCCGGCCGGATTGGTTGGCCCGCATCCTCGACAACAGTCTCACCTCCCTGGAAAGCCAGGCCGAGCGCCTGGGGGCGGACCGGGCGGCGGCCCTGGCGGCGGCGTTGCGCGCCGAGGCGACGGCGCGCGCCCCCCTCCTGGCCGAGCGGGCGGCGGCTGGGTTCGTGCGGCGCTGCCACGGGGATCTGCATCTGGGCAACATCGTGCTCTGGCAGGACCGCCCCACCTTGTTCGATGCCGTCGAGTTCAACGACCTGTTCGTGGAAATCGATGTTTTGTACGACTTGGCCTACCTGGTGATGGACCTGCACATCCACGCGCCGCGCCGGTTGGCCTCGATCTTGTTCAACCACTACATGGAGTTTGCCGGCGATACGGCGGGATTGGCGCTGCTGCCCCTGTTCTTGGCCCTGCGCGCCACCATTCGCGCTTTTGTGCGGGCGACCGCCGCCGCCGGCCAGACCGATCCCGCCGAAGCCCAGCGCCTGGAGACCGAGGCCCGGGACTACCTGGACCATGCCCGCGCCTTCCTCGCTCCCCAGCCGCCGCGTCTGGTGGCGGTGGGGGGGTTGTCGGGCAGCGGGAAATCCCGCCTAGCCCGCGAACTCGCGTGCTTCTTGGGCCGAGCCCCGGGCGCCCTGGTCCTGCGCACCGACGTGCTGCGCAAGCGCCTGATGGGCTTGACGCCGTATCAACCCCTGGGGCCTGAGGGCTACACCCCGGAGGTCCACGCCCGCGTGTACCAAACCCTGGAGGCCGAGGCCCGGCTGGCGCTGGCGGTCGGCCAGTCGGTGGTGCTCGACGGCGTGCACGCCAAGCCGCCCGAGCGCGCCAATGCCGAGCGCATGGCCGCCGAGGCCGGGGTGCCGTTCGATGGCCTGTGGGTCCATACCCCGGTCACGGTTGCCCTCAACCGGATCGAGACGCGGGTACGCAATCCGTCTGATGTGACGCCAAGCGTGCGGGCCAATCAGGAGGCTTTTGACTTGGGGGCGGTGACGTGGACGCGCATCGACGCGTCGGGGCCGAAGGAGGAGACGGTGGCCAAGGGGGTGCGGGCGCTGGGATTGGGATAA
- a CDS encoding short-chain fatty acyl-CoA regulator family protein, which translates to MSKAYMGARLKRLREDRGLTQAALARKLDLSPSYLNQLERNQRPLTVAVLVRLSSVFGIDVQMFSEEDEGRLLADLREALGESGVGDGVSLSELKDLVSSMPLVGRAVVTLHQRVRAQAERLEALALSLGTPLDGAAPSALPHEQVRDFFYQHHNHIPALDEAAEALYASGVLTLEDREGGLERLLRTEHGVTTRLLGEAELGPGVTRHYDPERRDLALSRRLGAGQRMFQMATQLAFLAHDSLLTRLTAEPGLAPPDARALARIGLAAYFAGAVVLPYGPFLAAAEACRYDIEVLGETFGVGFETVCHRLSTLQRPGARGVPFFFVRVDRAGNMSKRQSATDFHFSRVGGSCPLWVVYEAFATPGRTLTQVARMPDGRGYLWVARTITHRHGGFGALEKTFAIGLGCDLRHAPRLVYARGLDLADPEAATPIGAGCKVCERSGCPQRAFPPIGRRVQADERQSRADPYAVA; encoded by the coding sequence ATGAGCAAGGCCTACATGGGCGCGCGTCTGAAGCGCTTGCGCGAAGACCGGGGGCTGACCCAAGCCGCCCTGGCGCGCAAACTGGATCTCTCGCCGAGCTACCTCAATCAACTGGAGCGTAACCAAAGGCCCTTGACGGTGGCGGTCCTGGTCCGCTTGTCGTCGGTGTTTGGCATCGATGTCCAGATGTTCTCCGAGGAAGACGAAGGCCGCCTGCTGGCCGACCTGCGGGAGGCCTTGGGCGAATCGGGGGTTGGCGACGGCGTTTCCCTCAGCGAGCTGAAGGACTTGGTATCTTCCATGCCACTGGTCGGGCGGGCCGTGGTCACCTTGCATCAGCGGGTGCGGGCCCAGGCCGAGCGGCTGGAGGCCCTGGCCCTCAGTCTGGGGACACCGCTCGATGGAGCCGCCCCTTCCGCCTTGCCGCATGAGCAGGTGCGGGATTTTTTTTACCAGCACCACAACCACATTCCGGCCCTCGACGAGGCCGCCGAAGCCCTCTACGCCAGCGGCGTTCTCACGCTTGAGGACCGCGAGGGCGGTTTGGAGCGGCTGTTGCGTACCGAGCATGGGGTGACGACCCGCCTGCTGGGCGAGGCGGAACTGGGACCGGGCGTGACCCGGCACTACGATCCCGAGCGGCGCGACCTTGCCTTGTCGCGGCGCCTCGGCGCGGGCCAGCGGATGTTTCAGATGGCGACCCAGCTCGCCTTTCTCGCCCATGATTCCTTGCTCACCCGCCTGACCGCCGAACCCGGCTTGGCGCCGCCCGATGCCCGAGCCTTAGCGCGCATTGGCTTGGCGGCCTACTTTGCTGGAGCGGTGGTGCTGCCGTATGGCCCGTTTCTGGCGGCCGCCGAGGCCTGCCGCTACGACATTGAGGTGTTGGGCGAAACGTTTGGCGTGGGCTTCGAGACGGTGTGTCATCGCCTCTCCACCTTGCAGCGCCCGGGGGCACGGGGGGTTCCCTTCTTTTTTGTGCGGGTGGACCGGGCCGGCAATATGTCGAAGCGTCAGTCGGCCACCGACTTTCACTTTTCCCGCGTGGGCGGCTCGTGTCCGTTGTGGGTGGTCTACGAAGCCTTTGCCACGCCCGGCCGAACCTTAACCCAGGTGGCGCGCATGCCCGATGGCCGGGGCTATCTGTGGGTGGCGCGCACCATCACCCATCGCCACGGCGGTTTTGGCGCCTTGGAAAAAACCTTTGCCATTGGCTTGGGCTGCGACCTGCGCCATGCGCCCCGGCTGGTCTATGCCCGCGGCCTTGATCTGGCCGACCCCGAAGCGGCTACCCCGATCGGCGCCGGCTGCAAAGTGTGCGAGCGCAGCGGTTGCCCACAGCGGGCCTTTCCGCCGATTGGCCGGCGGGTGCAGGCCGACGAGCGCCAGAGCCGGGCCGATCCGTATGCGGTGGCCTGA
- a CDS encoding protein-disulfide reductase DsbD family protein, with translation MSITADPPVEAPDLFLEPPAGLSFARPEVRLEEGGRRAILRARPSAGHVPSHGSLGALVADGSRGVELSVDTSVRLAPPSGLPFAGTVPLWASMALLAWLGGLILNLMPCVLPVLSLKVLGVLGHAGGTGQGARLSFLASSAGILTSFLVLAGAAIGLKAAGAVVGWGIQFQQPVFLAAMAAILTLFAANLWSVFEIPLPGVLASLGGRTGQGSPAGAFATGAFATVLATPCSAPFLGTAVGFALSGGPWETLGVFALLGLGMATPYLLLAAWPGFVRFLPRPGRWMLRLKAFLGLALAGTAAWLLQVLSAQTSPSLAMAVAGVLGLVLALLLAGTRWPAFKRAALGLAVGVGLAAPALPLILTTDPPSTPRADGLWRPWSPEAVNALVAEGKVVLVDVTAQWCTTCQVNKIGVLDRGRVAAALTEGRLIGLVADWTRPDPAIAAYLASFGRYGIPFAAVYGPGAPQGIPLPDLLSEQAVLDAMERAVR, from the coding sequence GTGAGCATCACCGCCGATCCTCCCGTGGAGGCCCCCGACCTGTTCTTGGAACCCCCGGCGGGTCTGTCGTTCGCCCGACCCGAGGTCCGGCTGGAAGAGGGCGGTCGCCGAGCTATCTTGCGCGCCCGGCCCAGCGCCGGCCACGTCCCGAGCCACGGCAGCCTGGGCGCCCTGGTCGCCGATGGATCCCGAGGTGTCGAACTGAGCGTGGACACCAGCGTGCGCCTTGCCCCGCCAAGCGGCCTGCCCTTCGCCGGCACCGTGCCGCTGTGGGCCTCCATGGCCCTGCTGGCGTGGCTGGGCGGGCTGATCTTGAACCTCATGCCCTGCGTTTTGCCGGTGCTGTCCCTCAAGGTACTGGGGGTGCTGGGCCACGCCGGCGGCACGGGACAAGGCGCCCGCCTGTCGTTTCTGGCATCGAGCGCCGGTATTCTGACCAGCTTCCTGGTCCTAGCCGGAGCCGCCATCGGCCTGAAGGCGGCGGGGGCGGTGGTGGGCTGGGGTATTCAGTTCCAGCAGCCCGTATTTTTGGCGGCCATGGCGGCGATCCTGACCCTGTTTGCCGCCAATCTGTGGAGCGTGTTCGAGATTCCCCTGCCCGGCGTTCTGGCGTCGCTGGGCGGGCGCACCGGCCAGGGCAGCCCGGCCGGCGCCTTTGCCACCGGCGCCTTTGCCACCGTGCTGGCCACCCCGTGTTCGGCGCCGTTCCTGGGGACGGCGGTGGGGTTTGCGCTGTCGGGCGGGCCTTGGGAAACCCTGGGGGTTTTTGCCCTCCTGGGCCTGGGCATGGCCACGCCTTACCTGCTGCTGGCGGCGTGGCCCGGCTTTGTCCGCTTTTTGCCCCGCCCCGGCCGCTGGATGCTGCGGCTCAAGGCCTTCTTGGGGCTGGCGCTGGCCGGCACGGCGGCGTGGCTACTCCAGGTCTTAAGCGCCCAAACCAGCCCCAGCCTCGCGATGGCGGTGGCGGGCGTGCTGGGGCTGGTCCTGGCCCTTTTGCTGGCGGGAACGCGCTGGCCGGCCTTCAAGCGAGCGGCGTTGGGGCTGGCCGTGGGGGTGGGGCTGGCGGCGCCGGCCTTGCCCCTGATCCTCACGACGGATCCGCCCTCGACGCCCCGGGCCGACGGCCTGTGGCGCCCCTGGAGCCCCGAGGCGGTGAACGCCCTGGTGGCCGAGGGCAAGGTCGTGCTGGTGGACGTGACCGCCCAGTGGTGCACCACCTGCCAAGTCAACAAGATCGGCGTCCTCGATCGCGGCCGCGTGGCGGCGGCCCTGACCGAGGGCCGGCTGATCGGGCTGGTCGCCGACTGGACCCGCCCCGACCCGGCCATCGCGGCTTATCTTGCCTCGTTCGGGCGCTACGGCATTCCCTTTGCCGCCGTTTATGGACCCGGCGCCCCCCAGGGCATCCCCTTGCCTGATCTCTTAAGCGAACAGGCGGTTCTCGACGCCATGGAACGGGCCGTGCGTTAA
- a CDS encoding DMT family transporter, giving the protein MTDTSSLSRVRASLILLLVAFIWGTTFVAQKTAFETTSGPALGPLTFTGLRFLLGALVVLPFALRERQSGGGTPMPTATLGVFALLGALLFVASMTQQVGILQTSVTNAGFLTALYVPLVPVIALAVFRQPVRRTVWVGALGCVAGTWFLTGGLAGASLNTGDLWVMLSALFWAMHVMSVGILVVRSRRPVTLALVQFLACGVLSLIGAFLVETPSWPVIAGAWGEILYAGVLSVGVAYTLQVVAQRHTPAAAAALIMSTETVFAALSGAVVLGERLSMVQGVGAALILASILVVELGAALGARRAALR; this is encoded by the coding sequence ATGACCGACACGTCCTCCCTGTCCCGGGTGCGGGCCAGCCTGATCTTGCTGCTGGTGGCCTTCATCTGGGGCACCACCTTCGTGGCCCAGAAGACCGCGTTTGAGACCACGAGCGGTCCCGCCCTGGGCCCCCTGACCTTCACCGGTTTGCGTTTCTTGCTGGGCGCCTTGGTGGTCTTGCCCTTTGCCCTGCGCGAGCGCCAAAGCGGGGGAGGGACCCCGATGCCGACAGCGACCTTGGGGGTGTTCGCCCTGCTTGGCGCTTTGCTGTTCGTGGCCTCGATGACCCAGCAGGTGGGCATCTTGCAAACCTCGGTCACCAACGCCGGCTTCCTGACCGCGCTTTACGTGCCCCTGGTCCCGGTGATCGCCCTTGCGGTCTTTCGCCAACCGGTGCGGCGCACCGTGTGGGTGGGGGCTTTGGGCTGCGTGGCGGGGACGTGGTTCCTGACCGGCGGCTTGGCGGGGGCTTCGCTCAACACCGGCGATCTGTGGGTTATGCTTTCGGCCCTGTTCTGGGCGATGCACGTCATGAGCGTGGGGATCTTGGTGGTGCGCTCCCGCCGCCCCGTAACCTTGGCCTTGGTGCAGTTTCTGGCCTGCGGTGTCTTGAGTTTGATCGGGGCTTTTCTGGTCGAGACGCCGAGCTGGCCGGTGATCGCCGGCGCCTGGGGCGAGATCCTCTATGCTGGCGTGCTGTCGGTGGGGGTGGCCTATACCCTCCAGGTCGTGGCCCAGCGCCACACGCCGGCCGCGGCCGCCGCCTTGATCATGTCCACCGAAACCGTTTTTGCCGCGTTGTCGGGGGCGGTGGTCCTGGGCGAGCGCCTGTCCATGGTCCAGGGCGTGGGCGCGGCCCTGATCTTGGCCTCGATCCTTGTCGTCGAACTGGGGGCCGCCCTGGGCGCGCGTCGAGCCGCCTTGCGCTAG
- a CDS encoding YqgE/AlgH family protein, whose translation MSNKVQTHTGYLTGHCLVAMPAMGDPRFEGTVIYLCTHSAEGAMGLVVNRGLDDISFPDIVDQLGIAPTPLCETIRVQFGGPVDMGRGFVLHTRDYHNEGTLMVNDGVALTATLDVLRAIAAGEGPRQVLMALGYAGWSPGQLDKELRENVWLTVPADGALLFDVALEEKYTEAMRRLGIDPHLLSDSAGHA comes from the coding sequence ATGTCGAACAAGGTCCAAACACACACGGGATACCTGACCGGCCACTGCCTCGTGGCAATGCCTGCCATGGGCGATCCACGGTTTGAAGGCACGGTGATTTACCTGTGCACCCACTCGGCTGAAGGGGCGATGGGGTTGGTCGTCAATCGGGGGTTGGATGATATCTCTTTCCCCGACATTGTGGACCAACTCGGGATCGCGCCCACCCCGCTGTGCGAGACGATCCGGGTACAGTTTGGGGGGCCTGTGGACATGGGGCGCGGGTTTGTTCTTCACACCCGCGACTATCATAACGAGGGGACCTTGATGGTCAACGACGGTGTGGCGCTCACCGCGACTCTCGATGTTCTGCGGGCCATCGCGGCAGGCGAGGGGCCTCGTCAGGTCTTGATGGCGCTGGGCTATGCGGGATGGAGCCCGGGACAGCTTGATAAGGAGCTGCGGGAAAACGTTTGGCTGACGGTGCCGGCCGATGGGGCCTTGCTGTTCGACGTTGCCTTGGAAGAAAAATACACCGAGGCCATGCGCCGCCTGGGGATTGACCCCCACTTGCTGTCCGATAGCGCCGGCCACGCCTGA
- the ptsN gene encoding PTS IIA-like nitrogen regulatory protein PtsN, with protein MEINNLITPDSILPALRVSSKKQALQELAKRAAELTEQHERAIFDVLLERERLGTTGVGNGIAIPHGKLPTLTGLHGLFARLVEPIDFDSIDDQPVDLIFLLLAPESAGADHLKALARVSRLLRDRATCEKLRGANSAEALYTLLSQSQATQAA; from the coding sequence ATGGAAATCAACAACCTCATCACGCCGGACAGTATTCTCCCCGCCCTGAGGGTCAGCAGCAAGAAGCAAGCGCTTCAAGAGCTGGCCAAGCGTGCGGCCGAGCTGACCGAGCAGCACGAACGGGCCATCTTCGACGTTCTTCTGGAACGCGAGCGCCTGGGCACCACCGGTGTGGGCAATGGCATCGCCATTCCTCACGGCAAGCTGCCCACCCTGACCGGGCTGCATGGCCTGTTCGCCCGGCTGGTCGAGCCCATCGATTTCGACTCGATCGATGATCAGCCGGTGGACCTGATTTTCCTGCTGCTCGCCCCGGAGTCGGCCGGGGCCGACCACCTGAAGGCCCTGGCCCGCGTGTCGCGCCTGCTGCGTGACCGTGCCACGTGCGAAAAACTGCGCGGGGCCAACAGCGCCGAGGCCCTCTATACCCTGCTGTCCCAGTCGCAGGCGACCCAGGCCGCCTGA
- a CDS encoding protein-disulfide reductase DsbD domain-containing protein, producing the protein MARARRGLGLLLMTLVSSLLLGAVAAAQSPADLGASPWVERPQARLRLISATTAVGQASTLLLGLEIVQKSPWKIYWRSPGDAGTPPVLDWRGSVNLARAEVAWPVPQRFTVSSIETVGYAGTVVFPLHLRPETPGAPVVLALALEYLTCAEICVPERASFSLLLPPGPATPSAHAQTLAQALALVPSPQVYPVA; encoded by the coding sequence ATGGCACGCGCGCGCAGGGGGCTCGGCCTCCTTCTCATGACCCTGGTCAGCAGCCTTCTCCTAGGCGCCGTGGCCGCCGCCCAGTCCCCCGCCGACCTTGGGGCGAGCCCGTGGGTCGAGCGTCCGCAAGCCCGCCTGCGCCTGATCAGCGCCACGACCGCCGTGGGCCAGGCCTCGACCTTGCTGCTGGGCCTTGAAATCGTGCAGAAATCTCCCTGGAAGATCTACTGGCGCAGCCCCGGCGATGCCGGGACCCCCCCGGTCCTCGACTGGCGAGGCTCGGTCAATCTGGCCCGTGCCGAGGTGGCGTGGCCCGTGCCCCAGCGCTTCACGGTGTCGTCGATCGAGACGGTGGGCTACGCCGGCACGGTGGTTTTTCCCCTGCACCTTCGCCCCGAAACCCCGGGCGCCCCGGTGGTCTTGGCCCTAGCCCTTGAGTATCTGACCTGCGCCGAGATCTGCGTGCCGGAGCGGGCGTCGTTTTCCCTGCTGCTGCCCCCAGGCCCCGCCACCCCCTCGGCCCATGCCCAAACCCTGGCTCAAGCCCTGGCCTTGGTCCCCAGCCCCCAGGTGTACCCAGTGGCCTAA
- a CDS encoding invasion associated locus B family protein: MQARKTVAPGVSAGLLSLALAVTTPAEAQQVATLGVFQDWTAYTMTENGHKVCYVASQPKKDEGNYKKRGDIYALITHRPAQNQFSVVTVYAGYTYGSGATVTLEVDKNSFQLFTEGETAWAHDEMDKKIVQEMRRGSTMVVKGASSRGTKTTDSYSLRGVTAALQAIDKACNVR, encoded by the coding sequence ATGCAGGCACGCAAGACTGTCGCGCCCGGGGTGTCCGCGGGGCTTCTGAGCCTGGCCCTGGCCGTTACGACGCCGGCCGAGGCCCAGCAGGTGGCGACCCTGGGGGTGTTCCAGGACTGGACGGCCTACACCATGACCGAAAACGGCCACAAGGTGTGTTATGTCGCCTCCCAACCCAAGAAAGACGAAGGCAATTACAAAAAGCGGGGCGATATTTACGCCTTGATTACCCACCGGCCGGCTCAGAACCAGTTTTCTGTGGTCACCGTTTACGCGGGCTATACCTATGGGTCGGGCGCCACGGTGACGCTGGAGGTTGATAAAAACTCCTTCCAGCTCTTTACCGAGGGTGAAACCGCCTGGGCTCACGACGAAATGGACAAAAAGATCGTCCAGGAAATGCGTCGAGGCTCGACGATGGTCGTCAAGGGCGCGTCCAGCCGGGGCACCAAGACCACCGATAGCTACTCGCTGCGCGGGGTGACGGCTGCCCTTCAGGCGATTGATAAGGCGTGTAACGTCCGCTGA
- a CDS encoding MarR family winged helix-turn-helix transcriptional regulator encodes MREQYQVTVRLIERLHRHFLDVIRCELRRLNVEDINAVQALLLHNIGSEDLVIRDLKERGYYHGSNVSYNIKKLTEAGYIAQERSQHDRRATRVQLTEKGLALCEALRTMQTTMAATFERYDLTDETLAQANDALAGVERAWADHIRLGPPLP; translated from the coding sequence GTGAGAGAACAGTATCAGGTCACGGTGCGTCTGATCGAGCGGTTGCACCGGCACTTCCTGGACGTGATCCGCTGCGAATTGCGGCGGCTCAACGTGGAAGACATCAATGCCGTTCAGGCCCTTCTCCTGCACAACATCGGCAGCGAAGACCTGGTCATTCGCGATCTTAAGGAGCGCGGGTATTATCACGGCTCCAATGTGTCTTATAACATCAAAAAGCTGACCGAGGCCGGGTACATCGCCCAGGAGCGCAGCCAGCATGACCGCCGCGCCACCCGGGTTCAACTGACCGAAAAGGGTCTGGCCTTGTGCGAGGCCCTGCGCACCATGCAAACCACCATGGCCGCGACTTTCGAGCGCTACGATTTGACCGATGAAACCTTGGCTCAAGCCAACGACGCTCTCGCCGGGGTCGAACGCGCCTGGGCCGATCACATTCGTCTTGGCCCGCCCCTGCCTTGA
- the purB gene encoding adenylosuccinate lyase translates to MIPRYSRERMAAIWSPENRFRIWFEIEAHACDALADLGVIPVAAARALWEKGNKPYTKERIARIDAIEAEVRHDVIAFLTELAEHVGDNARFVHQGMTSSDVLDTCLAVQLTQAADLLLEDIEGLLAAFKARALEHKMTVCMGRSHGIHAEPVTLGLKFAGFHAEFHRARTRLLAARRDIATCAISGAVGTFANIDPRVEAHVARALGLEPEPLSTQVIPRDRHAAFFSTLAVIASSIERVAVEIRHLQRTEVGEAEEAFAKGQKGSSAMPHKRNPVLTENLTGLARMVRAYALPALENVALWHERDISHSAVERMIGPDATVTLDFALARLTNVIANLVVHPKAIERNIALTGGLMFSQRVLLALTQAGVSREDAYRLVQRNAMAVWDQGGTLLERLKADPDVTARLPAATLEPLFDLSVHTRHVDTIFDRVFAAS, encoded by the coding sequence ATGATTCCCCGGTATTCGCGCGAGCGCATGGCGGCCATCTGGTCGCCCGAGAACCGTTTTCGGATCTGGTTCGAGATCGAGGCGCACGCCTGCGACGCCTTGGCCGACCTGGGGGTCATTCCGGTCGCCGCCGCCCGGGCTCTGTGGGAGAAGGGCAACAAGCCCTACACCAAAGAGCGCATCGCCCGCATTGACGCCATTGAGGCCGAGGTGCGCCACGATGTCATCGCCTTCCTTACCGAACTGGCCGAGCACGTGGGCGACAACGCCCGCTTCGTGCACCAGGGTATGACCAGTTCCGACGTGCTCGACACCTGCTTGGCCGTGCAGTTGACCCAGGCGGCCGACCTCCTTTTGGAAGATATCGAGGGCCTGCTGGCCGCCTTCAAGGCCCGGGCTCTCGAGCACAAGATGACCGTGTGCATGGGGCGTAGCCACGGGATCCATGCCGAACCCGTGACCTTGGGCCTCAAGTTTGCCGGCTTCCATGCCGAGTTCCACCGGGCCCGGACTCGTTTGCTGGCCGCCCGGCGCGACATCGCCACCTGCGCCATTTCCGGGGCCGTTGGCACTTTTGCCAATATCGACCCCCGGGTTGAGGCCCATGTGGCCCGCGCCCTGGGCCTGGAGCCCGAGCCGCTCTCGACCCAGGTCATCCCGCGCGATCGCCACGCCGCCTTCTTCTCCACCTTGGCGGTGATCGCCAGCTCCATTGAGCGGGTCGCCGTCGAGATCCGCCATCTCCAGCGCACCGAGGTGGGCGAGGCCGAAGAGGCCTTTGCCAAGGGGCAAAAGGGCAGCTCGGCCATGCCCCACAAGCGCAACCCGGTGCTGACCGAAAATCTGACCGGTCTGGCCCGCATGGTCCGCGCCTACGCCCTGCCGGCCCTGGAAAACGTCGCCCTGTGGCACGAGCGCGACATCAGCCATTCGGCGGTCGAGCGCATGATCGGCCCCGATGCCACCGTCACCCTCGACTTCGCCTTGGCCCGCCTGACCAACGTGATCGCCAATCTGGTGGTCCACCCCAAGGCCATTGAGCGCAACATCGCGCTGACCGGCGGCTTGATGTTCAGCCAGCGCGTGCTGCTGGCCCTGACCCAGGCCGGGGTGTCGCGCGAAGACGCCTATCGGCTGGTGCAGCGTAATGCCATGGCGGTGTGGGACCAGGGCGGGACCCTCTTGGAGCGTCTCAAGGCCGATCCCGACGTAACCGCCCGTCTGCCGGCGGCCACGCTGGAGCCCTTGTTCGATCTCTCGGTGCACACGCGCCACGTGGACACCATTTTTGATCGCGTGTTCGCGGCCTCCTGA
- a CDS encoding RNA methyltransferase, translated as MRGYFGIGVEGVSKPYNLGNVFRTAHAFDAAFVFTVRACYTQEEVAKVDTSDALSALPFYRFADVGDLVLPSGAQVVGIELTDDAVDLPSFRHPSRAVYVLGAERVGLSAPMLARCDHVIKIPMRFSINLGVAGALVMYDRLMTLGRFAPRPVRPGGPTEPAPEHRHGRAFFRTTESERLEHWRRPPPLAEVAEARSKD; from the coding sequence ATGCGGGGGTATTTTGGCATCGGTGTGGAAGGCGTGAGCAAGCCCTACAATCTGGGCAACGTCTTTCGCACCGCTCACGCTTTCGACGCGGCGTTCGTGTTCACCGTGCGCGCCTGCTACACGCAAGAAGAGGTGGCCAAGGTGGACACCTCCGATGCCCTCTCGGCCCTGCCGTTTTACCGCTTTGCCGATGTTGGGGATTTGGTGCTGCCCTCGGGTGCGCAGGTGGTCGGGATCGAACTCACCGACGACGCCGTGGATCTGCCTAGTTTCCGCCACCCGTCGCGGGCCGTCTATGTGCTCGGCGCCGAGCGGGTCGGTTTGTCGGCCCCCATGCTGGCGCGCTGCGATCATGTGATCAAAATCCCCATGCGCTTTTCCATCAATCTCGGGGTTGCCGGGGCGCTGGTGATGTACGATCGTCTGATGACTCTGGGGCGGTTCGCACCGCGTCCGGTTCGTCCCGGGGGGCCCACCGAACCCGCACCCGAGCATCGCCACGGGCGCGCGTTTTTCCGCACGACCGAGAGCGAGCGGCTGGAACACTGGCGGCGCCCGCCACCCTTGGCCGAAGTGGCCGAGGCGCGTTCCAAGGATTGA
- a CDS encoding phasin family protein, with the protein MANQPDFMFDFDFSKYLGDLKVPGLDMEALVSSQRRNLEALTQVNKTALDGMQAVMKRQAEILRQLVEEASQAAQDIVKAETPQDKLSRQTELTKEAFEKTVSNLRELMEMMAKSNTEVADVLNSRVGQILDEARDLVAKQQLPFKDLVKKD; encoded by the coding sequence ATGGCCAACCAGCCCGATTTTATGTTCGATTTCGACTTTTCCAAGTATCTGGGCGACCTGAAGGTGCCCGGCCTGGACATGGAAGCCCTGGTGTCGAGCCAGCGCCGGAATCTGGAGGCCTTGACCCAGGTCAACAAGACGGCGCTCGACGGCATGCAGGCCGTGATGAAGCGTCAGGCCGAAATTCTGCGCCAATTGGTGGAGGAGGCCTCCCAGGCGGCGCAGGACATCGTCAAGGCCGAGACGCCCCAGGACAAGCTGAGTCGCCAGACCGAGCTGACCAAGGAGGCCTTCGAAAAGACGGTCTCCAACCTGCGCGAGCTGATGGAGATGATGGCCAAGTCGAACACCGAGGTGGCCGATGTTCTGAACAGTCGGGTCGGCCAGATTCTCGACGAGGCCCGCGATCTGGTGGCCAAGCAGCAGCTCCCCTTCAAGGATCTCGTTAAGAAAGATTAA